CTATAATTACCTCAACAAACCGATTTGGGGGTATGTATAGTGCAAAAAGCTGAAAGAAGATTAATGGAACCGATTAGCGGAGCAGCGATTGAAAAAACGCAGCATGCAATTCAAAGATCTACGAAAAAAGCGGGTGCTTACTTTCAATCCATTCTGTTTCATAAAGGACTTCTATATATGTTCATCGGATTTTTACTTGGACGAGCTGTTATCCTAACTGAAATTCTCCCGTTTGCCCTTCCGTTCTTTGGAGTACTCTTCTTAATGAAAAAAGATAAAGCGCTGATCGGAGCTTTATCGCTGGCGGCCGGAGGGCTGACAATCTCACTGGAAACATCCCTCATCATTACGTGCCACCTGCTGTTCTTCTTATTTTTGCAAAAGGCCGGTGCCTTTATATTTAAGGACCGGGTTCGGACACTGCCTTTCATCATCCTGCTCGCGGTAGCGGGAACGAGGATTGCCTCCACCTTCGTATTATACGGAACAATTTCTTCCTATGATGGGATGATGGCCGGTGTAGAAGCCGGATTGGCCTTTATCCTTACTCTCATTTTTCTTCAAAGCATTCCGCTCATATCGAGTCCGCGGTATAAGCAGTCACTGAAATCAGAGGAAATCATTTGTCTGATGATTCTCATTGCTTCGGTAATGACCGGTTTAACCGGGGTCTCTTATATGGACTTCAAAGCAGAGCACGTTTTTTCCAGATACATGGTCCTATTATTTGCCTTTATTGGAGGATCAAGCATCGGCTGTACCGTTGGGGTAGTCACCGGCCTGATCTTGAGTCTCGCCAATGTAGGAAACCTGTATCAAATGAGTCTGCTGGCATTTTCAGGTTTACTCGGCGGGCTGTTAAAGGAAGGCCAGAAAATCGGGGCAGCAGCTGGCCTGCTCATCGGATCCATGCTGCTGTCCCTGTATGGGGGCGGCACGTCCGACTTCATGGCCACTATGGTGGAATCCACGGCAGCAATCGTTTTGTTTTTCCTTACACCGAAAGGAATAACAGCCAGTCTTGCAAAGCATATTCCTGGAACAAATGAGCATGCGATGGAACAGCAGCTGTACGCTACGAGAATAAGAGATGTCACCGCGCATCGGGTGGATCAGTTCTCTGGTGTATTTGAGGCTCTGTCCCAAAGTTTTAATGCCTTCTATGAAAAGGGAGAGGCAGACTCGGCAAGAGAAACGGATTTATTTTTAAGTACGATTACAGAGAAAACCTGTCATCATTGCTATAAAAAAGAAAGGTGCTGGGTCAATAATTTTCAAGACACCTATGATCTTATGACACAGGTGACGAATGAGACGAGTGCGAACACGTACTCGGTTAATCGGAAACTGAAGAAGGAATTTCATGCACATTGCTCCAAGGCGACTCAGGTAGAAGTGGCCATAGAACAGGAGCTTAATGAGTTCAAAGCGAACCAGAAATTGAATAAGCAAGTCCAGGAGAGCCGCAGACTCGTAGCTGAACAGCTGCTTGGCGTTTCCAAAGTGATGGAGGACTTTTCCCGGGAAATCAGACGTGAAAGGGAAAATCACTTTTTACTGGAAGAGCAGATCTTAGAAGCTCTCCAGAATTTCGGAGTGGAAATCGGTCATGTTGAAATATACAGCTTGGAGCAGGGGAATGTAGACATGGAAATGTCGATCCCGTTTTGCCAGGGCCATGGCGAATGCGAAAAAATCATTGCTCCAATGCTTTCAGATATATTGGAAGAGCAGGTCATAGTGAAGCACGAGGAGTGCGGCCTGTATCCAAACGGATTTTGTCATGTATCATTCGGTTCAGCCAAGAGCTTTAAAGTAGATATCGGAGCAGCACATGCTGCAAAAGGAGGCGGGCTTGTTTCAGGAGACAGCTATTCCATGATTGATTTGGGGGTTGGAAAATATGCCATTGCCATAAGCGACGGAATGGGAAATGGAGCGAGAGCACAGTTTGAAAGCAACGAAACGATTAAGCTCCTTGAAAAAATCCTGCAATCGGGGATCGATGAAAAGGTGGCGATTAAAACCGTCAACTCGATTCTATCTCTTCGAACGACAGATGAAGTGTACTCAACACTTGATTTGGCTATTGTAGATTTGCAGGATGCCACGTGTAAATTCCTTAAGATCGGTTCAACGCCAAGCTTTATCAAACGGGGGGATAAAGTCATAAAAATACAGGCGAGCAATTTGCCGATTGGAATTATCGAAGACTTTGAAGTGGATGTGGTAGGTGAGCAGCTTAAAGCAGGGGATTTGCTTATTATGATGAGCGACGGGATTTTTGAAGGACCTAAACATGTAGAGAATCATGAAATTTGGATGAAGAGAAAAGTATCGGAGCTGGAAACAAATGATCCTCAGGAGGTGGCGGATTTAATTATGGAAGAGGTCATTAGGACCCGTTCCGGAAAAATCGATGATGATATGACCATTATCGCTGCGAAGATTGAACACAACACTCCTAAATGGGCGGCGATTTCTACAAACCGCTATTTTCAAAAGAAAAAACAGAGTGTTTCATAAAGGAAAAGCAGTAGAACCGTGAATTCCACTTCATGATCATACAGAATAAAAATTTAATAGTATGAAAATTGTACTCCTGTGGCAAGGCTGATAGATATCAGACCTTACAGGAGGGGAAAGCAATGAATCGAGGACGAATTAAACAGATCCTTCTCATCACTGACGGATGTTCCAATCATGGAGAGGACCCGGTCGCAATGGCAGCGTATGCCAACGAGCAAGGGATCACAGTGAACGTAATTGGGGTGGTAGATGAAAAGGTTATTGATGAAGCCGCTATGAGAGAGATTGAGAGCATTGCAGCTTCCGGAGGCGGTGTCAGCCAGACCGTCTACACTCAAGTGCTGTCTCAAACGGTACA
The Metabacillus sp. FJAT-52054 genome window above contains:
- the spoIIE gene encoding stage II sporulation protein E — translated: MQKAERRLMEPISGAAIEKTQHAIQRSTKKAGAYFQSILFHKGLLYMFIGFLLGRAVILTEILPFALPFFGVLFLMKKDKALIGALSLAAGGLTISLETSLIITCHLLFFLFLQKAGAFIFKDRVRTLPFIILLAVAGTRIASTFVLYGTISSYDGMMAGVEAGLAFILTLIFLQSIPLISSPRYKQSLKSEEIICLMILIASVMTGLTGVSYMDFKAEHVFSRYMVLLFAFIGGSSIGCTVGVVTGLILSLANVGNLYQMSLLAFSGLLGGLLKEGQKIGAAAGLLIGSMLLSLYGGGTSDFMATMVESTAAIVLFFLTPKGITASLAKHIPGTNEHAMEQQLYATRIRDVTAHRVDQFSGVFEALSQSFNAFYEKGEADSARETDLFLSTITEKTCHHCYKKERCWVNNFQDTYDLMTQVTNETSANTYSVNRKLKKEFHAHCSKATQVEVAIEQELNEFKANQKLNKQVQESRRLVAEQLLGVSKVMEDFSREIRRERENHFLLEEQILEALQNFGVEIGHVEIYSLEQGNVDMEMSIPFCQGHGECEKIIAPMLSDILEEQVIVKHEECGLYPNGFCHVSFGSAKSFKVDIGAAHAAKGGGLVSGDSYSMIDLGVGKYAIAISDGMGNGARAQFESNETIKLLEKILQSGIDEKVAIKTVNSILSLRTTDEVYSTLDLAIVDLQDATCKFLKIGSTPSFIKRGDKVIKIQASNLPIGIIEDFEVDVVGEQLKAGDLLIMMSDGIFEGPKHVENHEIWMKRKVSELETNDPQEVADLIMEEVIRTRSGKIDDDMTIIAAKIEHNTPKWAAISTNRYFQKKKQSVS